Proteins co-encoded in one Leishmania panamensis strain MHOM/PA/94/PSC-1 chromosome 22 sequence genomic window:
- a CDS encoding ser/thr protein phosphatase, putative (TriTrypDB/GeneDB-style sysID: LpmP.22.1500) has product MEDKGRNLLSQLSGLRLSDGTVVGNRLSSGNTLPVLSNFSSCSTPTATSPSNSPASALASDSTDPVNEVRGKQQRRGNRAPCVNSEEFESPTSGVTDKINRLLAQNKGSLASSAAAAGRSSSGGNRDDGDASILSSLAAQIGHTPSLLPSKGAVDPTRTSMPTAASTVFAPAASESTVAVPKPRSVEVAITASTKTTAAVITPTAAESLNPKVMEFFTKAAGVSRPPPPLVESIAVLKRAIVIEESKNGKATDVRKEKAAAAGTAASSSSSVSPAPAAASSNVRSAHQASSPAKGQRESTDPTNKFLVDAFGAIDNLDAAKPIIRVAPEIPREGRYIIVGDVHGCVDQLEQLVEKVKYVKGKDCLLIIGDYVNKGPDSIGVVRTCQRLGAYGVLGNHDYTLLRCCARMRRRPFTPDDLRDPVKRLAQKLPKDCEYYLRGLPHIVRIPRYNVLLVHAGLNLQYALENQNVEEVMHLRRLEMVPNKPGMFKAITKGVEGAPWAKLWRGPETVIFGHDAYSGFQAHAHACGIDTGCVYGDPLTCVVYGRGSPAGEFFSVPGLPKLENETKGLPPPRSDIYEQEDMDLGKLIIRPTSRATPAMMNGSVDSRPVFLAAPLDYKEGEESGTAGASTAPTVKASNITATVTSTNTLMTPASTPPVRISTPTCAINDRLMETTTVNTREVQRATLLALSATRELSAIAVLLAMPLYDQEIDAMLGAESADKVSQEAFWEPLTRLILVAAAEMPKDNAATLAEVEATLQLAFDVCEEMEAVGRKLQPELKKFLERERESPAWSKRIVKCAETLVVV; this is encoded by the coding sequence ATGGAGGACAAGGGCCGTAATCTACTGAGCCAGCTGAGCGGGCTGCGTCTCAGCGACGGCACTGTCGTTGGCAACcgcctcagcagcggcaacacccTTCCCGTGCTCTCTAACTTTAGCTCCTGTTCAACCCCCACTGCCACGAGTCCTTCCAACTCTCCTGCGTCGGCACTGGCGAGTGACTCGACCGATCCAGTTAACGAGGTGCGCGggaaacagcagcgccgtggcaATCGCGCGCCATGCGTAAACTCGGAGGAGTTTGAGTCACCGACCTCAGGCGTCACCGACAAGATCAACCGACTCCTCGCTCAGAATAAAGGGTCCTTGgcgagcagcgcagccgctgcaggcaGGTCATCTTCTGGTGGCAACCGCGACGATGGTGACGCGAGCATTCTCTCGTCGCTCGCCGCACAAATAGGTCACACCCCATCTCTGTTGCCCAGCAAAGGCGCTGTCGACCCGACCCGCACTTCGATGCCGACAGCGGCAAGTACAGTGTTTGCCCCTGCGGCATCGGAATCGACTGTCGCCGTGCCAAAGCCACGCTCCGTGGAGGTCGCCATAACCGCGTCTACCAAGACCACCGCAGCCGTGATCACCCCCACTGCGGCTGAGTCGCTCAATCCGAAGGTGATGGAGTTCTTCACCAAGGCTGCCGGTGTTTctcggccaccgccgccgctggttgAATCGATAGCGGTGCTGAAGAGAGCTATTGTTATCGAGGAGTCAAAGAATGGCAAGGCGACAGATGTCCGCAAGGAGAAGGCAGCCGCGGCCGGAactgcagcgtcgtcgtcatcgtccgTGTCGCCCGCCCCTGCGGCAGCTTCGAGTAACGTGCGCTCTGCACACCAGGCGTCCTCCCCGGCCAAGGGACAGAGGGAGTCGACGGACCCGACCAACAAGTTTCTGGTAGATGCCTTCGGAGCGATCGACAACCTGGACGCCGCCAAGCCCATTATCCGTGTGGCCCCGGAGATTCCGCGCGAGGGACGGTACATCATCGTTGGCGACGTGCACGGATGCGTGGatcagctggagcagctggtggAGAAGGTAAAGTACGTGAAAGGAAAGGACTGTCTCCTCATCATTGGTGATTATGTGAACAAAGGGCCCGACTCAATCGGTGTGGTACGCACTTGTCAGCGCCTTGGTGCGTACGGGGTGTTGGGCAACCACGACTACACCCTGCTGCGGTGTTGCGCACGTATGCGGCGTCGCCCCTTCACCCCCGACGACCTCCGCGACCCGGTAAAGCGACTGGCCCAGAAGCTGCCAAAGGACTGTGAGTACTACCTGCGCGGTCTGCCTCATATCGTACGCATTCCTCGCTACAACGTCCTCCTTGTGCACGCCGGGCTCAACCTCCAATACGCCTTGGAGAACCAAAATGTTGAGGAGGTGATGCACCTGCGCCGACTGGAGATGGTGCCGAACAAGCCGGGGATGTTCAAGGCAATCACcaagggggtggagggggcgcCGTGGGCGAAGCTGTGGAGAGGACCTGAGACGGTCATCTTCGGCCATGACGCCTACTCAGGCTTccaggcgcacgcgcacgcctgTGGGATCGACACCGGCTGTGTCTACGGCGACCCGTTGACTTGTGTCGTGTATGGTCGAGGCAGCCCTGCAGGCGAGTTTTTCTCCGTGCCTGGGCTGCCCAAGTTGGAGAATGAGACGAAGGGTCTGCCCCCGCCGCGCTCCGACATTTACGAGCAGGAGGACATGGACCTCGGGAAGCTCATTATTCGACCCACCTCTCGCGCCACGCCGGCCATGATGAACGGCAGCGTCGACTCTCGTCCGGTGTTCctggcagcaccgctggACTACAAGGAGGGTGAGGaaagcggcaccgccggtgCGTCCACTGCTCCCACTGTGAAGGCGTCGAACATCACGGCAACGGTCACCAGTACCAACACGCTGATGACGCCCGCTTCCACGCCTCCTGTACGTATCAGCACACCGACGTGCGCCATCAATGATCGACTCATGGAGACGACCACCGTCAACACGCGCGAGGTGCAGCgtgcgacgctgctggcccTCTCTGCCACGCGCGAGCTTTCCGCGattgcggtgctgctcgcgaTGCCCTTGTACGATCAAGAGATCGATGCGATGCTGGGGGCGGAAAGCGCTGATAAAGTTTCACAGGAGGCCTTCTGGGAGCCCCTCACTCGCCTCATCCTtgttgcggcggcggagatGCCTAAAGACAACGCAGCGACACTTGCAGAGGTAGAGGcaacgctgcagctcgccttcgatgtgtgtgaggaaatggaggcggtggggagAAAGCTGCAGCCGGAGCTGAAGAAGTTTctcgagagggagagggagagcccTGCATGGTCCAAGCGGATCGTGAAATGCGCGGAGACGCTGGTGGTAGTGTAA